In Nocardioides sp. WS12, the DNA window GGACCGAGGATGAACTTGGTCGGCACGCCGTTCTTCTGGAGCCGCTCGAAGTCGAGCGGCGTCCCGCGCTGGAACAGGTCATACTCGCCGCCGATCAGGAATGTCGGCACCTTCACCTTGTCGATGATCGAGATCGGTGAACGCTCGCGGTAGAACGGGCCGTCGTACGCCGACTCGCCGCCGAGGACCGCCTTGACCGCGAGCGGGAGCGTGAAGTTGAGGCCACCCATCAGGTGGTCGGTCGCCATCTTGAAGCCCGCGGCGGGCTCCTGGGCGCCGTACGCCGGCGGGATCACGCCGGTCGCGGTGACCAGGCCCAGCCACAGCGGAATGAAGCCGACATCGATCTGGCCGCCCGAGGCCACGACGTCGCGGTAGACGTCGGCGGCGGGCACCTGCGGGAAGATCGCCTTGAGTCCCGTGGGCTGGTTCGCGGCCGCGAACAACTGCGAGATACCCATGTACGACGGCCCGGTCATGCCGGTCTTGCCGTTGCTCCAGGGCTGACGGGCCGCCCAGTTCATGATCGCGCCCGCGTCCTTGCCCTCACGGGCCGAGAACGCTCCCCACTGGCCCTGCGAGGAACCGGTGCCACGGGCGTCGACGGTCAACTGCGCGTAGCCGCGCTTGACGAGGTAGTCGGGTCCGGAGCCGGCGAGGCCGCCACCACCCGACGCCATGACGGTCTTGTTGTACGCCGTGATCGTGACAATCACGGGCAGCTTCGTGAGGACCGGCTGGCCGAGCACGGCCGGTCGGACCAGGTCACCGCGCAGGACGACGCCGTCGTCCATCACGATCGGGATGTCCCGAGTGGTGACGGTGGCCTTGTACTGCTCAGGCCGCGGCTTCCACGGCGTCGGCGCGACCTGCGGCAGCGGTGCCGCGGCGAGGCGGTCCGTCGGCTGGGCGGAAGCGCCTGTCGCCGTACCCGCCGGCAGCAGGGTGGCAGCGGCGAGTACGGCGGTGAGTGCGGCCGCGGCAACGCGGGGCAGCGCTGAAGTCATGGGGGGTCCCTCTCCTGGATCTGCAGGGGACAACGAGGGACCCGTGACTGTCGTCACGCCAGGCGGTCGGGCTTCCGGCGAGCGGTCTTCACGCGGGCCACGAGGCGGCGTTGACGAGCCTTGCGCATGCGGTCGTCGAGGTCCTGACGGACCCGGGTCTCGGTGAGCATCTCGAACATTGCGTTCCTCCTCTCGTACGGTGGGGACTGGGGTGGGGACTGGGGTCAGGCAGGGATGAGGGCGATGTCGCCCGACATCGTCGTGGCACGCAGTTCCAGGTGCTCGACGCCCGGCTCGGGTTCGCCGACGGCCTGCAGCGTGGAGGTGATCCGGCCGCTCAGGGTGCTGACGTCGGTCCACACCGGCGTGCCGGCGGGTACGCCGACGCAGATGTCACCGGACGCACCCTTGGCGGTGATCTTGCCGCGGCGCGCGGCCCGGACCAGGACATCACCCGAGGCCGTCGTACTCGCGACATCGGACTCGGCCTCACCGATCTCGAGGTCACCGGAGCCGGTCTTCACGACGACCGGCCCGCGGGCGTGGGCGATCCGGATGTCGCCGGATCCGGTCGAGATCGACGCCGACCCACCGCTCCGGTTCAGCGCCACGTCTCCGGAGCCGCTGCGGATCTTGAGGTCCCCGGAGGCGCCGGCGATCTTGACGTTGCCGGAGCCGGTGTCGATGACGAGGGCGCCGTCGACCTGGTCGAGCACGGCCTCGCCGGACCCGCTCTTGAGGCGTACGTCGCCCAGCGGGCCAGACACGGACAGGTCGGCGCTACCGGTCTTGGCGACCAGGTGGCTGCCCTCGCCGGCGTGGATCTCGATGTCGAGGTGCTGGTCTCCACCGAAGAAGCCGGCGCGGTTCTTCGGAGCGATGACGCTGACCCGGTCGCCCTCCTCCAGGACCGTCACCTCGGCGGCGCGGGCGCCGTGCACGCGCACCTCGGTGCTGGTGCGGTCGGAGGTGGTGATCACGACGCGGCCGGAGCCGTTCTCGACGTACAGGTGGACGGGTGCGGGGGTGTCGAAGACGCGGGTGACGGGTTCGGACATGGCGTACTCCTCGTGTGGGGGTGCTCAGGGGTGGTGGGTCAGAGCCAGCCGGTCATCCGGCGATTGCCGCGCTTGCCCCCGAAGGGGAAGTCGCCACCGAAGGGCAGGCTCGACAGGTCGACGTCGACGTGGATCGCGTTGTCGCGGGTGGCGCCACGGATCAGGCTGACCAGCCAGGTGTTCAGCGACTGGCCGGCCTGCGCAGCAGCATCGTCCGCGCGGGCCTTGAGGGACTCGGGCAGCCGGAGGCTGACGCGAGCAAGCCCCTCGTCCTCCGCGCCCGGGGGCAGCGGCGGGGCGGGGGCGGCGGCGGGGCAGGGGGCTCCGGACGCATACCGGCGTCGACGACGAAGTCCAGCTCGCGCCCGTCGAGCCGTACGTCGACGCTGCCACTCGACATCGCCGCCGTGATCTCCGACGCGGCCTGGCTGATCGCCTCCATCACGGCAAGACGAACGGCCGGGTCGAGCGCGTAGCCGAGGCGTTCGGCGATCTCGCGCGCCTCGGGACCGGCGCTGTCCGCCGCGGCCAGGAGGTCGCGTCGAAGGCTCTCGACGAAGGGGGTGATGTCCATGTGCATCACTATGACGTCACGATGACGTCACTGTCAAGGCATCGTGGCGTCAACCCGCGGGAAGTGCTGGCACCACCAGCTGGACGCCGTAGATCTCGCCGTCAGGCCGGATCCACAACTCGACGACCGCACCGTCGTCACAGCCGACCAGATTCTTGACCTGGAGCCGGACGATGTCGTCGCCGGCCTGCGCGAACCGTTTCGGCAGCGACGCCGGGGTCGTGTCCCTCCGCCACGAACAGGTCGCCGGCCCGGCTGCGACGACGATGTCCCGCTTCTCCTGGAACAGCGCGCCGAGCGGGTCGATCCCGCAGTCGGGGTACCCGAGACCCGAGCACCCGGCCCAGCCGAATCGCTCCTCGGGCCTGTCGTTCCAGGGGGACGTGAACCCAGCGAGGAAGTTGCGGACCCGGTCGGCGAACCGGGGAACGTCGTCCTTGCCCCGCGCCCAGGCGAGGAACTCTCGGGCCGACTGCGCCCGGCCAGCGGTCGGTGGCTCGATCGGCGGCGGCGACGCGGCCGGTGCGCCTTCCAGCGACATCGAGATGACGTTGATGCGGCCTTCTCCGTCGTACGTCCAGAAGACGGACAGGCCCGGGCAGGCCGGTCGTCCCGCCGCGATGGTCAGGATGAAGGACGAGTGCGTGCCCGGACACTCCTCATCCACGACCAGCAGTTCAGGCGACACAGCCTGTCCGCCTCGTGTCCACGTGCGGGTCGCGAGGTCCCGGAGCAGCGCGGGAACGGCGTGACAGGTGGCGCCGTCGCACACAGTCCAGGCGGCGGCCTTCGGATCCGTCAGGTCAGCGGCGTCGACGGTGACACTGCGGTTGCTCTGCCCCGGACCCCAGAAGGCGAGCCGGACCTGGTCTGTGAACTCCGGCGCCGGCCCCAACCCGCGCGCGAACCGCAGCAGCTTCCAGGCGTCGAGCCAGGAGTCGTAGCAACCCTCGGTCCGTGCCGGCGCCGTCACCCACACGGTCACGGAGTCCCACTTCTCCGTCGGCAGCGGAGCCCCGGGGCCAGGGCTCGTGCCAGCCACGACGTCGCGCAGCGAGCAATCCGTCGGGCGCTCGACCACGTCCACCTCGACGCCGCGCGCCTCGAGGTCGGCCACGGCATCCGCCCGGTCGAAGCCGAGGTACGACGGCATCTGGCCGGCCTCAAAGGCGTGCTCCGTCTCCACCGGATCACCCGTCGGCCGCGGAGCCGGATCTGGCGACATACCGGCCTGCCGGCCCAACGCCCACGCTGTCAGGCCGACGACCAACACCAGGACCGCCGCAGCCGCCACCGGACTGACCCAGCGCCGCCGATGCAGGGCGTCCGGATCGGGCATGCCCGTGAGCGTCAGCGGCGCGTGCTCCACCACCTCCACTGTTGCCGCTGCATTCGCCAGGAGCCGCCGGGCCACGCCCTCGTCGATCGGGTCGGTCATGACGTCTCCTCGGCAGCGACGAGCGGGGCGAGCGCAGCCAGCGCCCGGGAGGTGCGGGACTTGACCGTGCCCGGCGCGA includes these proteins:
- a CDS encoding CocE/NonD family hydrolase translates to MTSALPRVAAAALTAVLAAATLLPAGTATGASAQPTDRLAAAPLPQVAPTPWKPRPEQYKATVTTRDIPIVMDDGVVLRGDLVRPAVLGQPVLTKLPVIVTITAYNKTVMASGGGGLAGSGPDYLVKRGYAQLTVDARGTGSSQGQWGAFSAREGKDAGAIMNWAARQPWSNGKTGMTGPSYMGISQLFAAANQPTGLKAIFPQVPAADVYRDVVASGGQIDVGFIPLWLGLVTATGVIPPAYGAQEPAAGFKMATDHLMGGLNFTLPLAVKAVLGGESAYDGPFYRERSPISIIDKVKVPTFLIGGEYDLFQRGTPLDFERLQKNGVPTKFILGPWDHLQGSSGAEVAKAGYGTLAELQLRWFDHYIKGIDGKLDAIAPLTYFEQGSGAWVKKSKWMDTDLTAKKYALSGTSMAGGKAGALTTGTPVAGKSIVAPLPVTGLCTRSANQWTAGVMNLLLADLPCFHDNKLNDLGGLTFDTAPVTKAVRIQGPINARLYASSITGDGMFSVAIEDVAPDGKVSRLTGGWQVISHRALDTSRSRYLGGQLLQPYHPFTKAAQKNLAPNEIAPIDVEVFPTGAVILPGHKLRIAVQAFDIPHLLSPLTALLGQLVPVTVHTGPTYPSAITMAVR
- a CDS encoding DUF4097 family beta strand repeat-containing protein; the encoded protein is MSEPVTRVFDTPAPVHLYVENGSGRVVITTSDRTSTEVRVHGARAAEVTVLEEGDRVSVIAPKNRAGFFGGDQHLDIEIHAGEGSHLVAKTGSADLSVSGPLGDVRLKSGSGEAVLDQVDGALVIDTGSGNVKIAGASGDLKIRSGSGDVALNRSGGSASISTGSGDIRIAHARGPVVVKTGSGDLEIGEAESDVASTTASGDVLVRAARRGKITAKGASGDICVGVPAGTPVWTDVSTLSGRITSTLQAVGEPEPGVEHLELRATTMSGDIALIPA
- a CDS encoding PASTA domain-containing protein, translating into MTDPIDEGVARRLLANAAATVEVVEHAPLTLTGMPDPDALHRRRWVSPVAAAAVLVLVVGLTAWALGRQAGMSPDPAPRPTGDPVETEHAFEAGQMPSYLGFDRADAVADLEARGVEVDVVERPTDCSLRDVVAGTSPGPGAPLPTEKWDSVTVWVTAPARTEGCYDSWLDAWKLLRFARGLGPAPEFTDQVRLAFWGPGQSNRSVTVDAADLTDPKAAAWTVCDGATCHAVPALLRDLATRTWTRGGQAVSPELLVVDEECPGTHSSFILTIAAGRPACPGLSVFWTYDGEGRINVISMSLEGAPAASPPPIEPPTAGRAQSAREFLAWARGKDDVPRFADRVRNFLAGFTSPWNDRPEERFGWAGCSGLGYPDCGIDPLGALFQEKRDIVVAAGPATCSWRRDTTPASLPKRFAQAGDDIVRLQVKNLVGCDDGAVVELWIRPDGEIYGVQLVVPALPAG